A stretch of the Alnus glutinosa chromosome 6, dhAlnGlut1.1, whole genome shotgun sequence genome encodes the following:
- the LOC133871611 gene encoding glutamate receptor 2.2-like, with product MAGQKLCSILFLLLSLWGHAQYMAAVIRVGVVLDLNSTVGEMAESCIFMALSDFYAANANYRTRLTLSTRNSGGDVLGAAWSALDLMKNEEVHAIIGPQGSAQAKFVIDMAEKAQVPILSFSATSPSLSPKQNPFFIRTAQDDSAQVKAIITLIKFYGWQEVIPIYEDTDYGNDLVPYLTDAFQEADVRVPYRSVIPPSSKENDILEELNKLKAMQTRIFLVHMTASLGKKLFVLAKNAEMMSEGYAWIITQELSGLFDPIVSTFMDSMQGVLGIRPYIRMSKDLQDFQGRWRKNFTSGKPDHIYEIPGPSLFGLWAYDTVWALAMAVEKASLENSTYLKQNATKSNVDLAALGISEMGQKLLRTNLSSTRFQGLSGDFHLVKGQLEASAFEIFNVIGNSERIIGYWTPQNGLSRELFNVSISKDKLKQPVWPGDTADQPKKLRIGVPLRDGFNQFIRVEWCAQTNELKVSGFSIDMFHAVLDVLPFPLTHEFVPYVNENRQSAGNYDELLYQIMLKKFDAVVADTTIVANRSTYVDFTLPYSESGVSMVVLMKDNEKENIWIFLKPLSWDLWLTIGAVSIFTGLTIWALEHRVNTRFRGPREQQIGMIFWFSFSTLILGYRGSLVNKWSRFVVIIWVFVVTILTQSYTASLASMLTIRRLKPKFEDVTEIRRNGLYVGYYKDSFVRGLLVKQLHFEESKLKPYKTPEEYDEALSNGSDNGGVAAIFDEIPYVKLFVAKYGPKYAAVGPIYQTEGLGFAFPLRSPLVAHVSRAILKVTEDKDKMTVIWQKYFASKKTICQDRSAEHYSDSLSLGVYSFGGLFIITIVASMFSLLICMGRFLHLQWPAPNTIPSQGSLWLRLVELAKHFGQRDLSFHPFRRNNNESTLNHPEIASSDDSLATSPSIYDIQNHSRTFNEREDNAAVHEDDQIFSSGRHSDASANVPA from the exons ATGGCAGGCCAGAAGCTCTGTTCCATCCTTTTTCTCTTGCTCAGCCTCTGGGGTCATGCACAGTACATGGCAGCTGTTATACGAGTGGGCGTAGTTCTTGATTTGAACTCCACGGTGGGAGAGATGGCGGAGAGCTGTATATTCATGGCGCTCTCGGACTTCTACGCTGCGAATGCCAATTATCGAACCAGACTCACTCTTTCCACCAGAAACTCTGGGGGTGATGTTCTCGGCGCTGCATGGTCAG CTCTAGATttgatgaagaacgaagaagtGCATGCCATCATAGGACCTCAAGGGTCAGCACAAGCCAAGTTTGTCATAGATATGGCTGAAAAGGCTCAGGTTCCCATCCTTTCTTTCTCAGCCACAAGTCCCTCTCTTTCCCCAAAACAGAATCCATTTTTCATTCGGACAGCCCAAGATGACTCGGCTCAAGTGAAAGCCATAATCaccttaattaaattttatggtTGGCAAGAAGTCATCCCTATCTACGAAGACACAGATTATGGCAACGACTTAGTTCCATATTTGACAGACGCCTTCCAAGAGGCTGATGTCCGTGTGCCTTACAGAAGTGTCATTCCTCCATCTTCAAAAGAGAATGATATTTTGGAGGAGCTTAACAAATTAAAGGCAATGCAAACAAGAATATTCCTCGTACACATGACTGCTTCTCTTGGCAAGAAGCTGTTTGTACTTGCAAAGAATGCTGAAATGATGAGCGAAGGGTATGCGTGGATAATCACACAAGAGTTATCAGGTTTGTTTGATCCTATTGTTTCTACGTTCATGGATTCCATGCAAGGCGTATTAGGAATCAGGCCATACATACGCATGTCAAAAGATCTTCAAGATTTCCAAGGAAGATGGAGAAAAAATTTCACCTCAGGAAAACCAGACCATATATATGAGATTCCTGGACCGAGCCTCTTTGGATTATGGGCATATGATACTGTTTGGGCATTGGCTATGGCGGTGGAGAAGGCTAGCCTAGAGAATTCTACTTACTTGAAGCAAAATGCTACCAAAAGCAATGTTGATCTTGCGGCTCTAGGAATATCTGAAATGGGTCAAAAACTTCTGAGAACAAATCTAAGTAGCACTAGATTTCAAGGACTAAGTGGAGATTTTCATTTGGTTAAGGGGCAGTTAGAAGCATCAGCCTTTGAAATATTCAATGTTATAGGGAATAGCGAGAGAATTATTGGGTATTGGACCCCTCAGAATGGGCTTTCAAGAGAATTATTCAATGTCTCAATTTCCAAGGACAAACTCAAGCAACCAGTGTGGCCTGGAGACACAGCAGACCAGCCAAAAAAGTTGAGAATTGGGGTTCCACTAAGAGATGGTTTTAATCAATTTATCAGAGTTGAATGGTGTGCTCAGACTAATGAGCTGAAGGTATCTGGGTTTTCAATTGATATGTTCCATGCTGTACTGGATGTGTTACCGTTTCCTCTTACTCATGAGTTTGTGCCCTACGTGAATGAAAATAGGCAGAGTGCAGGGAATTACGATGAACTTCTTTACCAAATTATGCTTAAG AAGTTCGATGCGGTGGTCGCAGACACAACAATTGTGGCTAATCGCTCCACGTATGTGGATTTTACATTACCTTATTCCGAATCAGGCGTGTCAATGGTTGTTTTAATGAAAGACAATGAGAAGGAAAACATATGGATTTTCTTGAAGCCGCTAAGCTGGGATCTTTGGTTAACAATCGGGGCTGTCTCCATTTTCACAGGTCTGACAATATGGGCTCTTGAACACCGTGTAAATACTAGGTTTAGAGGCCCCCGAGAGCAACAGATTGGCATGATCTTCTGGTTCTCCTTCTCAACGCTCATCTTGGGTTACA GAGGATCACTGGTGAACAAGTGGTCAAGATTTGTGGTTATCATTTGGGTATTTGTGGTAACAATCCTTACACAGAGTTACACTGCAAGCTTAGCTTCAATGTTAACTATACGACGCTTGAAGCCAAAGTTTGAGGATGTAACAGAGATAAGAAGGAATGGTTTGTACGTAGGATATTACAAAGATTCCTTCGTTAGAGGGCTTCTCGTAAAACAGTTGCATTTTGAGGAGTCCAAGTTGAAGCCTTACAAAACTCCAGAGGAGTATGATGAAGCCTTGTCAAATGGGAGCGACAACGGCGGGGTGGCTGCTATTTTTGATGAGATTCCCTACGTTAAGCTCTTCGTCGCCAAGTATGGCCCTAAGTATGCAGCGGTTGGACCAATCTACCAAACTGAAGGCTTAGGCTTT GCCTTCCCACTTCGATCCCCCCTAGTCGCTCACGTTTCAAGAGCAATCTTGAAAGTCACTGAAGATAAAGATAAGATGACGGTAATTTGGCAGAAGTACTTTGCAAGTAAAAAAACTATATGCCAAGATCGAAGTGCCGAACACTATTCAGATTCTCTTAGTCTTGGTGTGTACAGCTTCGGGGGGCTCTTCATCATAACAATAGTGGCTTCCATGTTTTCCCTGTTGATATGCATGGGCAGGTTCCTTCACTTGCAGTGGCCAGCTCCTAACACTATTCCTTCACAAGGATCCTTATGGTTGAGACTTGTTGAATTGGCAAAGCATTTCGGCCAGAGAGATCTCAGTTTTCATCCTTTCAGGAGAAATAATAATGAATCTACCCTAAATCATCCTGAAATAGCTAGTAGTGACGATAGTTTGGCAACTTCACCTAGCATATATGATATACAGAACCATTCAAGGACATTCAATGAAAGAGAAGACAATGCTGCTGTCCACGAAGATGATCAAATATTTTCCTCAGGGCGGCATAGTGATGCATCTGCGAATGTGCCTGCCTAA